One genomic window of Providencia hangzhouensis includes the following:
- the miaE gene encoding tRNA isopentenyl-2-thiomethyl-A-37 hydroxylase MiaE — MDEYAQLLTPIRQFLQCETPDAWVKKASLPENLPIILKDHLLCELKAAQSAMFLIRKYAVDKDSAAVLLEWFKPYESFAYDRIGDIHTLRNKNQVSKQILAKKQSPYSQDLIDKMVLLIKEELHHFYQVLEIMHERNIPYDGITAGRYAKGLLSHVDPHDPKTLVDKLIIGAYIEARSCERFAKLAPFLDEQLANFYISLLRSEARHYQDYLHLAQLISKQDITERVNYFGIIEAELISTPDDDFKFHSGVPIN, encoded by the coding sequence ATGGATGAGTATGCGCAATTACTCACACCAATCAGGCAGTTTCTGCAATGTGAAACGCCTGATGCGTGGGTAAAAAAAGCGAGTTTGCCTGAAAACTTGCCCATTATCTTAAAAGACCATTTATTATGTGAATTAAAAGCCGCGCAAAGTGCGATGTTTTTAATTCGCAAGTATGCTGTCGATAAAGACAGTGCTGCAGTGCTACTTGAATGGTTTAAACCTTATGAATCATTTGCTTATGACAGAATTGGTGACATCCATACATTAAGAAATAAAAATCAGGTTTCTAAACAGATATTGGCAAAAAAACAATCACCTTATAGCCAAGATTTAATTGATAAAATGGTCCTGCTAATCAAAGAGGAACTTCATCATTTTTACCAAGTTCTAGAGATTATGCATGAACGTAATATTCCATACGATGGCATCACAGCAGGCCGTTATGCTAAAGGGTTGTTGAGCCATGTCGACCCCCATGATCCAAAAACCTTAGTTGATAAGCTAATTATTGGAGCTTATATCGAAGCACGTTCTTGTGAGCGTTTTGCTAAATTAGCCCCATTTCTTGATGAGCAGCTGGCAAATTTTTATATTTCATTATTACGCTCAGAAGCTCGCCACTATCAAGATTATTTGCACTTAGCACAATTAATTAGCAAACAAGATATTACTGAGCGAGTTAATTATTTTGGTATTATTGAAGCTGAATTAATTTCGACACCTGATGATGATTTTAAATTTCATAGTGGTGTCCCCATTAACTAA
- the mutS gene encoding DNA mismatch repair protein MutS yields the protein MTDKQSFESHTPMMQQYLKLKAQHSDILLFYRMGDFYELFFDDAKKASQLLDISLTKRGQSAGQPIPMAGVPHHAAEGYLAKLVQMGESVAICEQIGDPATSKGPVERQVVRIVTPGTITDEALLNERQDNLLAAVWQDQQGFGFATLDITSGRFIISEIADEEALQAELQRTRPAELLYPEDFASMALIEHNKGLRRRPLWEYELDTAKQQLGLQFGTKDLIGFGVEDAHKALRAAGCLLQYVKDTQRTSLPHIRSIVMEKQNDNVILDAATRRNLEITQNLAGGTENTLAAILDMCVTPMGSRMLKRWLHTPLRNIQVLNNRQQAISALQECGFELQPFLRQIGDLERVLARLALRSARPRDLTRMRYAFQQYQDIHQILSQSSSSYLQDLQNRISQFDELQGLLEKAIIDAPPVLVRDGGVIAPGYNSELDEWRALADGATDYLDRLEIREREKLGIDTLKVGYNAVHGYYIQVSRGQSHLTPIHYVRRQTLKNAERYIIPELKEYEDKVLTSKGKALAIEKALYDELFDMLLPHLAALQTSAEALAELDVLANLAERAQTLGYACPQLTEKPGIQITEGRHPVVEQVLSEPFISNPLSLSPQRRLLIITGPNMGGKSTYMRQTALITLLAYIGSFVPASKAVIGPIDRIFTRVGASDDLASGRSTFMVEMTETANILHNATEHSLVLMDEIGRGTSTYDGLSLAWACAENLVNKIKAMTLFATHYFELTTLPEKLEGAVNIHLDAIEHGDTIAFMHNVQDGAASKSYGLAVASLAGVPKDVIKRAKQKLKELEVISNNANASHVDSAQLSFLTTEDVEPSPVLTALAEIDPDKLTPRQALDWIYRLKDMDN from the coding sequence ATGACTGATAAGCAAAGTTTCGAATCTCACACCCCTATGATGCAGCAGTATCTAAAACTAAAAGCACAACATTCAGACATACTGCTGTTTTATCGCATGGGTGACTTCTACGAACTGTTTTTTGATGATGCTAAAAAAGCGTCTCAATTGTTGGATATTTCCCTCACCAAACGGGGGCAATCTGCGGGGCAGCCGATCCCTATGGCCGGCGTTCCCCACCATGCTGCCGAGGGCTACTTAGCCAAATTAGTACAAATGGGTGAATCCGTCGCCATTTGTGAACAAATTGGCGACCCTGCGACCAGTAAAGGGCCGGTTGAGCGCCAAGTAGTACGTATTGTCACGCCAGGTACTATCACCGATGAAGCGCTATTAAATGAAAGGCAAGACAACCTATTAGCTGCGGTATGGCAAGACCAACAAGGCTTCGGGTTTGCCACATTAGATATCACTTCTGGCCGTTTTATTATCAGTGAAATCGCCGACGAAGAAGCATTACAAGCTGAACTTCAACGCACTCGCCCTGCCGAACTTCTATACCCTGAAGACTTCGCCAGTATGGCATTAATTGAACATAATAAAGGCTTACGTCGCCGCCCATTATGGGAATATGAGCTTGATACTGCAAAACAACAGCTCGGTTTACAGTTTGGCACTAAAGATTTAATCGGTTTTGGGGTTGAAGATGCCCATAAAGCGCTCAGAGCCGCGGGCTGCTTATTACAATATGTAAAAGACACACAACGTACTTCACTGCCCCATATTCGCAGTATTGTGATGGAAAAACAAAATGATAATGTCATTTTGGATGCAGCAACTCGTCGCAATTTAGAAATCACACAAAACCTTGCAGGTGGTACAGAAAACACACTTGCCGCCATTTTGGATATGTGTGTGACCCCAATGGGCAGTCGTATGCTAAAACGTTGGCTACATACCCCATTGCGTAATATTCAAGTATTAAATAACCGCCAACAAGCTATTAGTGCATTGCAAGAATGCGGCTTTGAATTACAACCATTTTTGCGTCAAATCGGCGATTTAGAACGGGTATTAGCACGCTTAGCACTGCGTTCCGCTCGTCCACGTGACTTAACCCGTATGCGTTACGCATTCCAGCAATACCAAGATATTCATCAAATACTGAGCCAATCAAGTAGTTCGTATTTGCAAGATCTTCAAAATCGTATTAGTCAATTTGATGAGTTACAAGGCTTACTTGAAAAAGCCATTATTGATGCACCACCTGTGTTGGTACGTGATGGCGGTGTTATCGCCCCAGGTTATAATAGTGAACTCGATGAATGGCGCGCCCTTGCTGATGGGGCAACCGACTACCTCGATAGACTCGAAATTCGTGAAAGAGAAAAGCTGGGGATCGATACCCTAAAAGTCGGTTATAACGCGGTTCATGGCTACTATATTCAGGTTAGCCGCGGTCAAAGCCATTTAACACCTATCCATTACGTTCGTCGCCAAACGTTAAAAAATGCAGAACGCTATATTATTCCTGAACTCAAAGAATATGAAGATAAGGTATTGACATCAAAAGGAAAAGCATTAGCTATTGAAAAAGCGCTGTATGATGAGCTGTTTGATATGCTATTGCCTCATCTTGCTGCGCTGCAAACTAGTGCTGAAGCACTCGCTGAGTTAGATGTCCTAGCCAACCTTGCGGAGAGAGCACAAACTCTAGGCTATGCTTGCCCACAACTGACTGAAAAACCGGGTATCCAAATAACCGAGGGTCGCCACCCTGTTGTAGAACAAGTGCTTAGCGAGCCGTTTATTTCTAACCCATTATCACTATCACCACAACGTCGCCTATTAATTATTACTGGTCCAAATATGGGCGGTAAAAGTACCTATATGCGCCAAACTGCATTGATTACCTTATTAGCGTATATCGGCAGTTTTGTTCCTGCCAGCAAGGCAGTAATAGGGCCAATCGACCGTATTTTTACTCGTGTTGGAGCCTCTGACGACCTAGCTTCTGGCCGTTCCACCTTTATGGTTGAAATGACAGAAACCGCCAATATCCTTCACAATGCGACAGAACATAGCTTAGTGCTAATGGATGAAATTGGTCGTGGGACTTCAACCTATGATGGCCTTTCTCTTGCTTGGGCTTGCGCTGAAAATTTAGTTAATAAAATCAAGGCAATGACCTTATTTGCTACGCATTATTTTGAATTAACAACACTACCTGAAAAACTCGAAGGTGCAGTCAATATTCACCTCGATGCTATTGAGCACGGTGATACCATTGCCTTTATGCACAACGTTCAAGACGGCGCCGCCAGCAAAAGCTATGGCCTTGCTGTCGCTTCTCTTGCAGGCGTGCCAAAAGATGTGATTAAACGAGCGAAACAAAAGCTTAAAGAACTCGAAGTGATCTCAAACAATGCCAATGCGAGCCATGTGGATAGCGCCCAGCTTAGCTTTTTAACCACAGAAGATGTCGAGCCATCTCCAGTATTAACTGCTCTCGCTGAAATTGATCCCGATAAACTCACTCCGCGCCAAGCCCTAGATTGGATTTATCGGTTAAAGGATATGGATAACTAA
- a CDS encoding c-type cytochrome codes for MSKAKKLFGYSALAVIIIAVGGLALSWQSAIEPLHTNSTQSFTDAQIAHGEKLAALGDCAVCHTRPGGEKNTGGFAMEIPFGTIYTTNITPDIETGIGSWSYEAFERAMRYGVDREGNYLYPAFPYTAFTHTSDDDLYDLYAWLMSQKPVRYQPPKTSLNFPFNIRQGIWAWNQLYLTTGSLKPDSSQTDEWNRGAYLTEGLGHCSACHSPRDILFGEKGGDSHLMGGDAEGWSAPALRGNQSSPVAWSHQDMAEFLRSGFSANHGVAAGPMAPVIREGTSQLTEEDRQAIATYLTSEVDHPQVTSQAVAIVQQTEDKIEPLSTEGARLYSGACMACHAQTKGAQMSGVRPALALNTNLYADTPDNAIRVVLNGIEYEATDGLGSMPAFRHNLSDKQIAVLLNYLRTTFTDKSPWPDLEQQVSQLRAETAAK; via the coding sequence ATGAGTAAAGCAAAAAAACTATTTGGCTACAGTGCGCTTGCTGTCATTATTATTGCGGTGGGGGGACTCGCTCTGAGTTGGCAATCTGCCATTGAGCCATTACACACTAATTCGACACAAAGTTTTACTGATGCTCAAATTGCCCACGGTGAAAAATTAGCGGCACTAGGTGATTGTGCTGTTTGCCATACACGGCCTGGCGGTGAGAAAAATACCGGGGGCTTCGCAATGGAGATCCCCTTTGGCACAATTTACACCACAAATATAACACCGGATATAGAAACAGGAATTGGCAGCTGGTCATATGAAGCGTTTGAACGGGCTATGCGTTATGGTGTTGATCGTGAAGGGAATTATTTATACCCTGCTTTCCCTTATACCGCATTTACTCATACTTCCGACGATGATTTATATGACCTCTATGCATGGTTAATGAGCCAAAAACCCGTTCGTTATCAACCCCCAAAGACATCGTTGAACTTCCCCTTTAATATTCGCCAAGGAATTTGGGCATGGAACCAGCTCTATTTAACCACCGGGTCATTAAAACCAGATAGTTCACAAACTGATGAGTGGAACCGAGGTGCATACCTTACCGAAGGACTCGGCCATTGCAGCGCTTGCCACTCTCCACGTGATATTTTATTTGGCGAAAAAGGCGGAGATAGCCACTTGATGGGCGGAGATGCTGAAGGGTGGAGTGCACCAGCGCTGCGAGGTAACCAATCTTCACCTGTTGCATGGAGCCATCAGGACATGGCGGAGTTTTTGCGTAGCGGGTTCTCAGCTAACCATGGCGTTGCAGCAGGCCCGATGGCGCCTGTCATTAGAGAAGGAACCTCTCAACTAACCGAAGAAGATAGACAAGCTATTGCTACCTATTTGACTTCTGAAGTTGATCATCCGCAGGTCACATCGCAAGCCGTAGCAATCGTACAGCAAACAGAAGATAAAATTGAACCACTCTCTACTGAAGGGGCAAGGTTATATTCAGGGGCTTGTATGGCATGCCACGCCCAAACGAAAGGTGCGCAAATGTCAGGTGTACGCCCCGCTTTAGCCTTAAATACAAATCTTTATGCAGATACACCAGATAATGCCATTCGCGTTGTATTAAATGGAATAGAGTATGAGGCAACAGATGGGCTCGGTAGCATGCCTGCTTTTCGTCATAATTTAAGTGATAAGCAAATAGCTGTACTCTTAAATTACCTAAGAACAACGTTTACCGACAAATCGCCATGGCCTGATTTGGAACAACAAGTTAGCCAGCTACGCGCGGAAACAGCAGCTAAATAA
- a CDS encoding xanthine dehydrogenase family protein molybdopterin-binding subunit, which translates to MSILDITRRRMLQAGGLIVVSNMLPSISFATEKTPTKNAAIPLNYVDSFIALAADGSVTAFNGHVDLGTGIRTSLAQIVADEIGVSFESVTMILGDPQSTPDQGPTIASATIQVTSIPLRHAAAQVRMKLTSLAAKALNEPVEAVRAEHGYVFVTAEPERRLSYAQLAKGQDLHFELDENVTLKPVSEAVYVGKPIQRVDIRAKVTGELTWVHDMRVPNMLHGRVIRPPYAGADSSAPLGNSLLSIDESSIAHLQGMVKVVRINDFVGVVAEREEQAIDAMRQLKVQWKEWQGLPDLTLDKLHDTLDALPSQDRVLRDDGDVDSALANLHKTVNADYVWPYHLHASIGPSCAIADVRADKVDVWSGTQNPHDLRKDLALQLDRDLYQIHIHRMEASGCYGRNCADDVAADAVLLSQATGRPVRVQLMREQEAGWEPKGTGQLIKIRGGVDQNNDVSAYELSTRYPSNNAATLSLILTGKKENKPDIQQMGDRTAIPQYLYPHMRVIAKDTAPVVRASWMRGVSALPNVFAHESWIDEIAYLAQQDPIAYRLKYLDDPRAIALINAVKKQANWIDGPMHQKPSPVTEEIVNGRGFAWARYFHSKFPGFGAAWAAWVCDLTVNRRTGQVLIKKVYVAHDCGQIVNPDGVKHQVHGNIIQSCSRVLKEFATFDKSGTTSLEWGGYPILRFDELPEIDIQLMEYPNEPPMGAGESSSVPSAAAVANALFDALGVRMREAPFTPERILRAVNMAAKNQGVAHE; encoded by the coding sequence ATGAGTATTTTAGATATCACTCGACGCCGTATGCTGCAAGCTGGTGGGCTCATCGTTGTCAGTAACATGTTGCCTTCTATTTCATTTGCAACAGAAAAAACACCAACCAAGAATGCCGCTATCCCTTTAAATTATGTCGATAGTTTTATTGCTCTTGCTGCAGATGGTTCGGTGACTGCATTTAATGGCCATGTGGATTTAGGTACAGGAATTCGTACCTCGCTCGCACAAATTGTCGCTGATGAAATTGGTGTCTCTTTTGAATCGGTAACAATGATACTTGGGGATCCGCAAAGTACACCAGATCAAGGGCCGACTATCGCCAGTGCGACCATTCAAGTCACTTCTATCCCTTTACGCCATGCCGCAGCTCAAGTTCGTATGAAGCTAACATCTCTTGCTGCAAAAGCGTTAAATGAGCCTGTGGAAGCTGTTCGAGCAGAGCATGGATATGTTTTTGTCACTGCCGAACCTGAACGCCGTTTGAGTTATGCGCAATTGGCGAAAGGACAAGATCTCCATTTTGAATTAGATGAAAACGTAACCTTAAAACCTGTTTCTGAGGCTGTTTATGTCGGAAAGCCGATTCAACGCGTAGATATTCGCGCTAAAGTAACGGGTGAATTGACTTGGGTACATGATATGCGAGTACCCAATATGTTACATGGCAGAGTTATTCGCCCTCCTTATGCAGGTGCAGATAGTAGCGCGCCGCTTGGGAATAGTTTGCTTTCCATTGATGAAAGTTCGATTGCCCACCTGCAAGGCATGGTAAAAGTTGTACGCATTAATGACTTTGTTGGTGTCGTTGCAGAACGAGAAGAACAAGCGATAGACGCTATGCGTCAGTTAAAAGTTCAATGGAAAGAATGGCAAGGATTACCCGATTTAACCCTTGATAAGCTCCATGACACCCTTGATGCATTACCCAGCCAAGATAGGGTATTACGAGATGATGGCGATGTTGACAGCGCCTTAGCAAATTTACATAAAACCGTGAATGCTGACTATGTTTGGCCATACCATTTACACGCATCAATTGGGCCATCTTGCGCTATCGCTGATGTCCGTGCCGATAAAGTAGACGTCTGGTCAGGCACACAAAACCCTCATGACCTACGAAAAGATTTAGCACTACAACTCGATAGAGACCTATATCAAATACATATTCATCGCATGGAAGCATCAGGGTGCTATGGGCGCAACTGTGCTGATGACGTGGCTGCCGATGCTGTTTTACTGTCTCAAGCGACAGGCCGACCTGTGCGAGTGCAATTAATGCGAGAACAAGAAGCGGGTTGGGAGCCAAAAGGCACAGGGCAATTGATTAAAATTCGAGGGGGAGTTGATCAAAATAATGATGTCAGCGCTTACGAACTCAGTACTCGTTATCCATCAAATAATGCTGCTACTTTATCGTTGATTTTAACTGGGAAAAAAGAAAACAAACCCGATATTCAACAGATGGGAGACCGCACTGCTATCCCTCAATATCTATACCCACATATGCGTGTTATTGCTAAAGATACCGCACCTGTTGTTAGGGCATCTTGGATGCGCGGAGTTTCAGCGCTCCCAAATGTATTTGCCCATGAATCTTGGATTGATGAAATTGCTTATTTAGCACAGCAAGACCCTATAGCATACCGCTTGAAATATTTAGATGATCCTCGAGCTATCGCTTTAATTAATGCTGTGAAAAAACAGGCAAATTGGATTGATGGACCAATGCATCAAAAACCATCCCCTGTAACCGAAGAAATTGTGAATGGTCGAGGCTTTGCATGGGCGCGTTATTTTCACAGTAAATTCCCGGGGTTTGGTGCAGCATGGGCAGCTTGGGTTTGTGACTTAACCGTTAATCGTCGTACAGGGCAAGTGCTTATCAAAAAAGTCTATGTCGCTCATGATTGTGGACAAATAGTTAACCCAGATGGCGTTAAACACCAAGTCCATGGAAACATTATTCAATCCTGTAGCCGAGTATTAAAAGAGTTTGCCACCTTTGATAAATCAGGCACAACCTCACTTGAATGGGGGGGATACCCTATTCTACGTTTCGATGAGTTACCTGAAATTGACATTCAATTAATGGAATATCCCAATGAACCCCCTATGGGAGCGGGTGAATCTTCATCGGTACCAAGCGCTGCCGCGGTAGCAAATGCGTTATTTGATGCATTAGGTGTTCGTATGCGGGAAGCTCCGTTTACCCCTGAACGTATTCTGCGAGCAGTAAATATGGCAGCCAAAAACCAAGGAGTGGCTCATGAGTAA
- a CDS encoding (2Fe-2S)-binding protein, with the protein MQLNINGRWVELSNISPSTPLLYVLRNDLKLNGPKYGCGLGECGACSVLIDGKVVRSCSTPISTVENRKITTLEGISDADTLHPVQQGFIDEQAAQCGYCTNGMIMTLVALFKRNPNASEEEIKKELAFNLCRCGTHVEILKAAKKAKIIIAQGGKA; encoded by the coding sequence ATGCAACTAAATATCAATGGAAGATGGGTTGAACTAAGTAATATTTCTCCATCAACACCGCTTCTTTACGTATTACGTAATGATTTAAAGCTCAACGGCCCCAAATATGGCTGTGGCTTAGGCGAATGTGGTGCTTGTAGTGTACTTATCGATGGTAAAGTCGTTCGCTCTTGTTCAACACCTATATCGACAGTAGAAAATAGAAAAATTACGACATTAGAAGGTATTAGTGATGCTGATACACTCCATCCTGTGCAACAAGGATTTATTGATGAGCAAGCAGCACAATGTGGTTATTGTACGAATGGCATGATAATGACATTGGTTGCTCTGTTTAAACGTAACCCTAATGCAAGTGAAGAAGAAATAAAAAAAGAGCTCGCTTTTAATTTATGCCGTTGTGGAACCCATGTAGAAATATTAAAAGCAGCTAAAAAAGCTAAAATAATCATCGCACAAGGTGGTAAAGCATGA